GAGCGGATTAAAGAATGTCAACCGGACATTGTTATCACAGATATCCGTATGCCGATTATGGATGGCCTGGAAATGATCAAGTATTTTACAGATAGAAAGTTTGAAGTGGTCATTGTTAGTGGATATGCGGAGTTTGAATATGCAAAAAAAGCAATCGAATATAATGTGAGCGAGTATCTATTAAAACCAATCGACCATAGTAAGCTTGAAGAAACAGTTCAGCTTTTGGTTGAACAGATTAACAAAAAAAAGATTATAGAGCATATCCAGGAAAGAATGAGAAAAATTGAAGAATTTCAATTAATGGATATGGAGATTTATGTTTCTGCCAATAAACATATTCATAAAGAAACAAATGAAATTATTGCATATATCAAAGAAAACTATTATAAAAAAATATCACTTGATCAACTTGCAGAAGGTATCGAGATTAGCACATCAAAAGCAAAGGCGATATTTAAAGAAGATACAGGACATACGTTTAATGATTTTTTGAATAAATATCGAATTCAAATGGCTTTAAAGCTAATCAATGAATCTAGCTTAAAGATATACGAAATAGCCGATGAGGTGGGCTTTGCAGAGTACAAATACTTTTCCAAAGTCTTTAAAAGTTATACGGGATTTTCGCCAAGTGAATTTTTAAATCAAAAGGTTATTCTACATACATTGAATCAATAAAAAACTTGCTTAGCTAACTATTGATTTTTTCATATAGCTATGTTATTATTATAACAAACATATGAAAAGGAGATAAAACCATGGAAACTTTTAAGGCAGTAGTGAAAAAAACAAAAACAGGATTACAGTGTGAAGCAAATTCAAGAGGATTCAAAATGATCTTAGATGAGCCAGAAGAATTAGGCGGAACAGACACAGGAATGAATCCAGTAGAAGCAGTTATCTGTGCACTTGGTGGATGCCAAGCAATTGTTGCAGCAGCATTTGCAGAAGGCGAAGGCTTTGAGTTTGAAGAGTTTTATGTTGAGATAGAGGGAGATCTTGATCCAGCTGGATTTATGGGAGATGAAAGCATCCGACCTGGATATCAAGAAATTCGTTACAAAATGCACTTTAAAACAAATGAAACACAAGAACGTGCAGAAGAATTTGCAAAATTCATTGAAAAAAGATGCCCAGTTGGTGATTGCTTAACTAATGGTGTCAAGATGGTATCTACAGGGGTAGTAAGAGACTAAAGAGATTTAAGGGGATTGCAGATGCAATCCCCTTCAGTTTGAAGGAGATATGGCGTTATGGAAATAAAAATGACAAAAATTCCAGGTGGAAAAAAAGGTACTGTTGGTAAGATAAGCGTTAAAATTGGTGAAACGGTTGAACCCGGAGCGGTATTAGCTCAAGTAGAAACCGCTAAAGGCAATAAGCAAGTTAAAGCTGCTGAGGCTGGAAGTATCGTAGAGATTTTTCATGAAGAAGGACAAGAGGTCGCGTCAGAAGAGACCATGTTTATCATGCAAGCAGATGTAGCTGCACAAGATACAGAAGTATCCCCAGTTTTAGATGAAGAGACAGCTAAGACAGGAAACGCTGCAGAAGAAGTAAAAGCAGATGTATTGATTATTGGTGGTGGCCCAGGAGGCTATGTGGCAGCTATTAATGGAGCAAAGCGTGGCTTAAAGGTTATCCTTGTTGAAAAGGATAGTTTAGGTGGAACCTGCTTAAATCGAGGATGTATCCCTACAAAAGCCTTAGTAAAATCTTCGGAAATCTGTCACAATGTAAAACATGCTGAACTATTTGGCATTGAAGGGGAAACGTCACCGATCGTTAATATGAAAAAAGTGATAGCCCGTAAAAATGATGTTGTCGATAAATTGGTCTCAGGTGTTGAATATTTAATGGAAAAAAATAGTATTCAAGTGATTAAAGGACATGCTCGGTTCATATCCGAGACTTTAGTAGCAGTCTCAGGAGAAAAAGACTATACAATTGATGCAAAGGATATTATCATTGCCACCGGTTCAAAATGCTCAAAAGTAAATATTCCTGGAATCGATCTTCCTTTTGTGATGAACAGTACGACGGCTTTAGAATATGATGAATTACCAAAATCCATAACAATTATTGGTGGTGGAGTTATTGGGATGGAGTTTGCATTTATTTATCGTAATTTTGGTGTAGAGGTACATGTTATCGAATTTATGGATCGATTATTGACAATGGTCGATGAAGAAGTTTCAGAAGAAATTAAAAACATTGCGATTGAAGCAGGCATTGATGTATGTACAGGAGCAAAAGTTACGAATATCCAGAACTCGACAGATGGAAAAGCCGTGGTAACGTATGAATGTAATCAAGGTAGCAAGCTTGTCGTTAGTGAAAAAGTTATTGTAGCTATTGGACGCGAGCCAAACATTGAAGGGCTTGACGTTGAAAAAGCAGGGGTTAAGTTCAATGGAAATGGTAGAGGTATTCAGGTAGATGGACATATGCGTACCAATGTAGAACACATCTATGCAATTGGTGACGTGAACAATATCATGCAATTAGCCCATGTAGCTTCACATCAAGGAATAGTAGCTATTGATAATATACTTGGTGAAGATAAGTCAATGGATTATACAGCTGTTCCCAATGTTATCTTTACTGAGCCAGAGATTGCAAGCGTCGGATTGACAGAAGATGTATGCAAAGCGCAAAGCATAGACTATAAAGTAGGGCGATTTGACTTTATGGGAAATGGGAAAGCCTTGACAATGGAACAAACTAAAGGTTTTATCAAACTAATTAAAGATAAAGAGACAAATAAAATTATCGGAGGAACAATTATTGGAGCAGAAGCTTCATCCCTTATCTCTGCGGTGACAGTTGCTATTGCCAATGGATTGACCGATGAAAATATTCGTGAGACAATTTTTGCCCATCCAACAACAGCAGAAGTGATTCATGAAGCTGCATATGGCCTTGGAATAGGAGTGTTGCATCAGTGATTGGACGTATCTATATATCCGATGAAAATGACCCATACTTTAATGTGTCGAGTGAGCATGCACTGTTTTTAAAATCAACAGAAACAACGCAATTATATTTGTGGCAAAATAGCTCATGTATAGTCTGCGGACGTAATCAAAATGTTCATGCAGAGTGCAACATGGAATTTTTGAAGAAAAATAATATCTTGCCTGTGCGAAGATTTTCAGGTGGTGGTGCGGTTTATCATGACCTTGGTAACCTAAACTTTACTTTTATTACACGAGAAAAAAATGCAGATGTAGATAAGTACCTTCGTGTTATTAAGAAAGCGATGCATTCTATAAATGTTCACTGTGAATTTAGTGGAAGAAATGACTTGCTTACGGATGGAAAGAAATTTTCAGGGCATGCATATTACTCCGATGAGGGGAATTATCTCTATCATGGCACGATTATGGTAGATGTGGATATGGAGACGTTAACTCAGGCGCTTAATCCTTCAAAGTTGAAGATGAAGTCCAAGGGAATTGATTCTGTTCGAAGCCGTGTCGTTAACTTAAGACAAATCCGTGAAGACATTACAATTGATACCGTTAAAAATGCTATGATTCAGGCTTTTCAAGAGATTTTTCACGGAGAATACAACCTAGAGCACATCAACAAAGACAATTTTACACCACCATTGTATGAAAAAATACAAAGCGATGGATGGATTTTTGGTGAATCGCCTGAATTTAGTCTTGGAGTCGAGCGTAAATTAGCTCAGGGCAATGTAGCTATTTCTGTAGATGTTTTGGACGGGAAGATTAATCATATGACCATTCAGACAGACAGTCTAGAGCCATATGACTTTGCAGATTGCATAAACGGGTTAATAGGAACTTTTTATGATGAAGATCTTGTATTTGAACATGTAGAAAACTTCATGATGCAGTAGTTAAGTCGGTGGTGGATTGTTAATAAATGAAAAGTATGATAAAATAAGTAACTAGATTAACAAAGATTAGTTTGGTTGGTGAGAATATGTTTAATTTAGATGATTGCTTTGCTCTTATTATCAGTCGTAGTGGAAAAGTATTTGCAGAAGCTTTAGAAAAAGATTTAAAACCCCATAATATTACAAGACCTCAATGGATTGCTATGTACTATATCTACGATAGCACTACCTTAACACAAAAACAACTTGCAGATAAGATGGCAACAAAAGAACCCACAGTTGTTCGTTTATTGCAAAAGCTAGAATATGAAGGAATGGTTCGAAGAGAGACGAGTAAGGAAGATAAGAGGGTTAATTTTATTTATCTTACTGAAAGCGGAACAAAACTATGTGTCAAACTGACACCTATCGTTGAAAAGTTCAAGGATAATATCATTCGCGGAATCAGTTTAGATGATCTTGAGATTCTTAAAAGATCTTTGGATAAAATGGTTGAAAATGCGACTAATGATGTATAGCTTTTACAACGGCATAAGAAGGACAAGCGAACAAAGATGCAAAATCCCATACGCAGTTATCTGCGTATGGGATTTTTATGTACTAAATGATATTAATTATTCATATATTTACATTCAAAAACATGAAAAAAATGAACATATTGCACTAAAATAATTGAACTTGGAGTATAAAAATGTTATAATTATATCAAGTGAACAAATCCGAGTTAGCGTATCTAAGGCTGTGCTATGAGCGTTAACCGATGGGTATTAGAGAAATCGAATTGCCTCCCGCTATTTGGAAAGGGTTTGATTGACGGTGTTGTTTTTTCAATGTCGTTTATTCGGCTGTCTTTTAAATTAAAGGAGGTATTTTTTGTGAACAAATTTATTCGGGTTAACATGGAGACACTAGAAGTAACCGTTGGAACAGTGCCCGAGAAGTACGCGGGACTGGGAGGAAGAGCGTTAACATCCAACTTTGTTAATGATGAGGTAAAGCCAACATGCCATCCACTAGGAAAAAATAACAAGGTGATTATTGCTCCGGGATTATTAAGTGGAACCACAGCGCCAAACTCAGGAAGGCTCTCAGTAGGAGCAAAAAGTCCGTTGACAGGAACCATCAAAGAATCCAACACAGGAGGATCTTCATCACAAATGCTGGCTAAGATGGGAATTAAGGCTTTAGTCATTGAAGGAATGCCTAAAGAAGATAAGTTCTATATTATTAAGGTCACCATGGATGGAGTTACTATTGAGGAAGCCCCTAGCCAAATACTTGGTGGATGTGGCAATTATGAAGCGATTAAAGTGCTCAATGAAAAGTATGGCAACCATGTGGGTATGGCATTAACGGGACCGGCAGGAGAGTATCGTCTGCCATCAGCTAACATATCATTTAAAGATCCTGATGGAAATATTCGTAGTGCCGGACGTGGTGGTTTAGGTGCAGTTCTTGGCTCGAAAAAGGTGAAGGGAATCGTCATTGATTCTACAGGAGCTTCTTCAGTACCTATCGCTGATCCGGAAAAATTCAAAGCAGCATCCAAAGTCTTTGCAAAAGCATTGCTAGACCATCCGGTTGCGGGACAAGGGCTAGCCGCATATGGAACCGATGTACTTGTTAATATTTTAAATGAGGCAGGAGGTCTTCCGGCGAACAACTTTACAGCAGGTCGTATTGATCATAATGACAATATATCCGGCGAGACAATGAACGCAACGATTACAGAACGAGGTGGAGAAGGAAAAGTCTCCCATGGATGTCATAAGGGATGTATTATTCGATGCTCCCAATGGTATCCGGATAAGCAAGGAAAATACATCACCAGTGGTTTTGAATACGAGACCATTTGGGGATTAGGTGCTGATGGCGGAATTAAAGATTTAGATATTATTGCCTATATCGACCGGGCAATGGATGATGTCGGAGTCGACAGTATTGAGACAGCTGTAGCGGTAGCAACTGCAATGGACGGAGGCTTGATTCCTTGGGGGGATGGAGAGGCAGTTCTTAAAATTGTTCAAGAGATGGCAAAGCCAACACCGCTTGCACGAATTATTGCCAGTGGAACGTCTGTGGTAGGTAAGGTATGTGGATTATTTAGAGTTCCTGTGGTTAAAGATCAAGGAATACCCGCATATGACCCACGTTCAGTCAAAGGGATTGGATTAACATATGCCACAACAACAATGGGAGCCGATCATACGGCAGGTTATTGTATTTCAGGGAATATCCTAAAAGTTGGTGCAGACATTGATCCGCTAAAAAAAGAAGGTCAAGTTGAATATGCAAGAGCCATGCAGATTGGAACAGCGGCAATTGACAGTTCGGGAATGTGTCTATTTGTATACTTTGGAATCGCAGACAATCCGGGTGGATATCAAGCATTGATTGATATGATTAATGCCCAATATGGATTGGAATTGACTGCCGATGATTTGGATACATTAGGAAAAGCTGTACTTAAAGTAGAAAAAGATTTTAATACACGTGCCGGGTTTACTAATCATCATGATCGACTTCCTGAATTTATGGAGTATGAGCCTTTGCCACCACATAATGAAGTGTGGAACTTTACACCGGAAGAGATTGACGAAGTCTGGAACTTTTGACCCAATGACCGATGAAAAAAAACAATTGGAAATTCGTGGGTTTTTGCAATTAGATGCTTTTCTTAAAAAGAAATATGGAACAATGCCTGTGTTTTATGAGATTGACGGACCGATAACAGGAATAGAATTGGCAAAAGAACTGGGAATTAAACGAGAAGACATCGAAGTGATTTTTGTTAATGGGTTTGTCCAGGAGGTGAACTATACCTTAAATCCCGGAGACCGTATGGCTTTTTTACCTCCGGGGTGTCCTGGACCCTATAGAATTGCACTGGGATTTTATGGTAAGAATCAAGACAATGCAGCAAATTTTAAGATTCAGCGAAAGGATTCCAAATAATGAAGATTACAGTCAAGCTATTTGCAACCTTAAGAAACTATGGTGAGAACATATGTGAGATGGAGGTTAGTGACGATGCAACGCCGTTATCGGTGATGCATATGATGCGCATCCCTCCTCAGGAAGTATCGATTGTCATGATTAACGGCAAGCGAGTGAACGAACAGACGCCGTTAAAGCAGGCAGATACCGTTGCGTTATTCCCACCAGTAGGAGGTGGATGATGCGCTATGCTCGTAATGGTATCTTCACAGAGCAAGAGATGGTACGACTAAAGCATGCCCGTGTATGCATTGTCGGATGTGGAGGTCTGGGAGGATATATACTTGAGATGATGACGCGAGTGGGCGTTGGATATCTTAGGGTTATTGATGGGGATTGCTTTAGTCCAAGTAATCTTAACCGTCAAATACTCTCACGAGAAGATAATATGGGGCAGGCAAAAGTACATGCTGCAAAAGAACGGGTTCAAGAGATTAACAAAGAAGTTGAGATTGACTGTATCGCAGACTATCTGGATGAGCAAAATGCAGAGACAATGCTAGAAGGGCATGATCTTGTTATGGATGCACTGGATTCTATAGCAAGTAGATATGTATTACAAAAAACTTGTGAAGCATTAGAGATTCCTCTGGTCCATGGAGCTATTGCCGGATGGTATGGTCAAGTTGCAGTTATCTTTCCAGGCGATAGACTATTAGATTTAGTCTACAAAAGTCCGTTTGATGGAGTACAGCCCCCCGGAATAGAAACAAAACTTGGCAACCCTTCCTTTAGTCCGGCGACGATAGCATCTATTCAAGTATCAGAAGGATTAAAGGTTTTGCTTCAGAGGGGGACGGTTTTAAGAAAAAAATTATTGTATATTGATCTTTTAGATAATGAATTTCATATTATAAACTTATAGTAATTAAATAGTATAATTCCGAGTCAGCGACCCTAAGGGAAACTATGGATCGATGACCTGGGTTAGGGGAGAAATCCGCTAGCCTCCCGTGTTTGGAAAGGAAGACTTGTTAAGGGTACTTCTATGTCTGAAGTACTCTTTTTCTTTATATTATAGGAAGGAGGAGTGTGTTGAAACGAGGGATATTCATAATAATCTGTATACTTTTGGGTCTTTGGACAACAGGGTGCCAACAACAAGAAGACTTTGGCAACAATACGGTGAATACATATATATTAGACCTTGATGAAAACTTTGAGCGTGTAGAAGAAAAAGAAGATGAAAATATTTTAAGAGTATATGACTTAGGCAAGCAGACATATAGTGTTGTAACTAAGGTTATGGGATTTGAAGGCATGATTTTCATAGATGTGAGACTGGAAGACCAAGCAATCCATGAAGTGAAGATTATTCATGAAAATGAATCGGAAGGTTATGGACATTATATTGTTGAATCTTGGTTTTTGGAACGGTTTCAAATATCTGGTTATGAAGAACTTAAGTTGACAAAGTATTTTAAAGAGCAGGAAGATGAAGTTGTTGCAGTTACAGGTGCGACAATTTCAAGTCAAGCGGTACTTGATGCAGTTAATAATACATTGGATATTATAGGAGGGTAGTCTATGCAAATGGGTAAGAAGGTACTAATCATATTTTTTACGATGGTGTTGATAATGACAGGATGTAAGTCAGGCTCAGCAGAACAAGAAGCGATAACAGATGTGGATCAAGGGTCGGCTAGTGGAGGACAAGAGCAGGAACAGGCGCTAACATATGAGGGAGAACTGTCTTTTGAAGGAGAAGCTGAGTTTTCCATAGCATATGATGAGATTTATGGAATGGACGCAGTGGAAAGAACCGTCAAACATATTTCCTCGAGTGGAGAAGAGACCACCAATACGGTAAAAGGGGTCTTGCTTTCGGAGATTCTATCAGCGCATGGAATTGACCAGCAAATGTTGGGCTCCATACGATTTAGTGCAGGTGATGGGTATGCAATTGATGTTCCTCAAGATATTGTTCGCGAAAAAGAGATTGTATTAGCGTGGATGTTTGATGGAGAAATGCTTGATGAACGAAAAATGCCTCTTCGTGTGGCAATTGATGATGTGCGCTCTATGTATTATGCTTCGAATTTATCCAAAGTAATCCTTGGAGAAGCAAAAGAAGTTGTCGAAGAACAAAATGAAGCAATAGAGAAAAAAATCGTGATGCTCGATACGGCCATCGCAGGCTTAGAAAAACTTCCATATGTATATTATGAGAGTCAAGACATGGCGATTAATGTCAAAGAGCTTTTTGGTGCATTTAGTTCAAACCCCTCGGATACAGTGTCTTTTGTTGCCATAGACGGATATGAAAAAACAGAAAGTTATGATGTGGTTAGTGAAGGGTTCATCAAATATACAGGTGAGGACGCACCACTTTTTACAGGACGAGATCTTCCCAAAGGAATGAATGTAAAATATATCTTATCTCTTAGTACAGAAGATGTAACCTATCTATCTGTAATGGGGGCTATGGATAAGCTAAACGTCGAGATGATTGATGGGAATATGGGCGTTAATCTAAAAGAAGTCGTGGACTTGATTGGGTGGTCGGCACAGACATATATTTTGACAGCGGCAGACGGCTATGAAAAGCAAGTGAGTGCACAAGATCTTGAGATAGGCATCGCATACCTTGAGGAGGATGCAACGGTAACAGCCATATTTAATGTGGATAATCCGGGAAAATCAAAGGTCAAGGAGCTTATATCTATTCGAGCAGAAAATAGTGAAAAAGCTGACACTTTAACAGAAGATGAGAATCAGATGGAAGGTGTCAATTGGGTCGTTACCATTGATGGATTAAGCGATGGTTCCTTTGAATTTGATCGAGAACGAGCTGAACGAAAATTAACATTAATTGACCTCCATACAGAAAAAATGAAAAATGATGAAAAAATTCCTGAGGACTGGCAGGGATATCGAGTTTTAGACATCCTTGAATTTTTAAAGGTAGACGATTTTGAGAGCATTGTTGTTACTGCGCAAGATGGATATGAAGTAGAACTATCTAAAGATTTAGTGGATGGCGAGACGATTCTTGCCGTTGTAAAAGATGGAGAAGCGATGACTGAAGAAGATAATTTGGTTCAGTTGGTACAAAACACAGAGTTTGCAACAACTTGGGTGAAGGGTGTTGCAAGGATTACGGTCAAATAAATGATAAATCTAAAACGTTTTTCAGTTTTTGAACTTGTAGTTATGGCCTTGCTTGCGTCCATTGGTCTTGCTGCAAAACCAGTTGTTGTACCCTTAGCACATATGATTACAGTACCTCTGGGAATTCCCGGAGGTGCAATTGCCGGGGGGCTATATATGTTTTGGATTGTACTGGCAGGTGGTTTGGTAAAAAAAAGAGGCGCAGCGACAATAACGGCTTTCACCCAAGCAATTATTGTTATGGTGACGGGACTTATGGGAAGTCATGGGCTATTAAGTATTATTACCTATACATTGCCCGGTTTAATCATTGATGTGTACTTAATTATTTTTCGAAGACACTTAAGTACGTCAACAGATTTTTTTGTTGCAGGTATCCTTGCTAATATGGCGGGAGCCTATATGACGATATTAGTATTTTTTCGCTTACCTTTAATTCCTACGTTAACTAGCCTTTCAGCAGCTGTTTTTTCTGGAGGGATTGGCGGTTTGATTGCCTATCGGCTATATCTAAGTATTATGAGTACGGGGGTGATTTCAAGTGATGATACGTAAGTTTTTAGGTCTTATGCTATTGGCCGGGCTACTAACGGGATGTCAAAGGGAAGTTGCAACAGAGCCATTTGAGGTTAAAGGGGATATCGAAACATGGACAATTATTGAAGATACAACGAAGCCTCTAGATACCATGGAGTTGATTAACGCACTGACGCCTTTATATGGGACATTTGATCTGGTGATTAGTTCAAGAGATGGATTTTCCATCCGATTAAGTGGAGAGACCATTGATAATACATCCCTTAAGTATTCACCTTCAACAGGCTGGATGTTTGTCTCTGAGCATCATCCGGTCAATAGCCGCGTGAAGTGGATTAGTGAAGTTATCGTGGTCAAGAAAAAACAGGAGGAGCCTAACTTTAGCGCAGGTCTTAATATTATCCGAGACGATCAAAACATCCATAAATCTTTAGGTGAGCTTTTATCAATGGAGTATGGTATGCGCTTTCATATTGACGGAACAACAGAGCAAGAAGGCAATTCAATTGATGTTATGAAGAAAGTGCGTTTTTTCCCGTTAAAAACATGGATAGAAGAAGGCTATGACTGGCTTTTAGTTATGGATGGAAGTGGAGAACATCACTATATCCGAGAAGGGGACTACTCGATCGAAATGCAAAATAGGCAATTGAACTTACGCGGTGTTCATGGACAGGAGATAGAGGATGTGGTTGGAGTCATCGTTGACCCACCTGCACAGACAGTGATGGATAATTATTATGATGCAATGAATTATATAGAAAAAGGGATTCCCGTGCTCACAATCTTTATTGATGGATTTGCTTTTGAACAATGGGAACAAGTAAAAGAAGAATATCCAAGCTTATACATATCCAAGCAGAAATTTTCAAAAGCGAGTACAGTATATACACCGGTAACAAATGCGGGATTTGCAGCGATGATATCTGGACAAGTTCCAAAGCAAACAGGAATTATGGACCGTTCGGTTCGTCGTCCGGCATGTGATACGATATATAATCAGGTGGAAGAAGGTGTTCTTATAGATGGTCTTGTCAAAATTCTAGATGTTCCTTGTAAACTATATTTAGAAAATGATGAAGATGATGATGGGTACACAGATGAAGAAGTATATGTAAAAGCCCTGGATATTCCAAGTGAGAAATATATGCTCGTACATTTTAATGGTGTTGATGAAGCGGGACATGATTATGGACCGTATGATGAAAAAACAATAAATAAAATTATTGAAGTGGATGGTTATGTCGAGGAACTTGCCAATCGCTGGCCTGGAAAAGTGATTATCCTTGCAGACCATGGCATGCATAAGACAAGTGAAGGCGGCGATCATGGGGAGTTTCGAGTGGAGGATATGTTTATTCCTTATCTGATAATTGATGGAGGACAATATGAGTAAACAGATGAAAGGTATTGTGATAGTTTTAGTTATCGTAGGGCTTGTATTAGGGGTAAGCATCTATATGGGCAAGGACGATTTGGCACTTAGGACACAATTAAATAATGATGCAGTATTTGAGATTTTTGACCAAGGCAATGCGGTAGCTACGTATACAATGGAAGAGATAGAAGCATTAGGCGCATCAGAGTTTAAGGCGCATCTAAAATCTAGTGGTCAGGCTGCAGTTGAATATACCTATCAAGGGGTTCTGATGAAAACGATTTTAGAGGATGCAGGAGTGGATTTTGAAGGAAAAGATTCAGCCATCGTTACAGCGGTAGATGGATATGCTGTATCGGTTGGCATGGATAAGTTAATGGATGATGATAATGTATATCTAGCATATATGCGTGAAGGGGAACTGCTTGGAACGTATGAAGATGGCGGAAGGGGACCTTATATGATGATTATACGTAAAGACCAGTTTAGCCAATATTGGTGTAAGTATGCCTACCGAGTGGAGTTACAATAATGATTGTACTTAATAGAGTTGCTTTTTCATATAAAAAAGTACAACCGCTTTTGCGAGAAATCAATCTTGTGATTAATCGAGGTGAGCATATTGGTATAATGGGCTCAAGTGGTTCGGGTAAGTCAACACTTTTAAAAATCATTAATGGAACGATTGACATTCAAAGGG
This sequence is a window from Vallitaleaceae bacterium 9-2. Protein-coding genes within it:
- a CDS encoding alkaline phosphatase family protein; its protein translation is MIRKFLGLMLLAGLLTGCQREVATEPFEVKGDIETWTIIEDTTKPLDTMELINALTPLYGTFDLVISSRDGFSIRLSGETIDNTSLKYSPSTGWMFVSEHHPVNSRVKWISEVIVVKKKQEEPNFSAGLNIIRDDQNIHKSLGELLSMEYGMRFHIDGTTEQEGNSIDVMKKVRFFPLKTWIEEGYDWLLVMDGSGEHHYIREGDYSIEMQNRQLNLRGVHGQEIEDVVGVIVDPPAQTVMDNYYDAMNYIEKGIPVLTIFIDGFAFEQWEQVKEEYPSLYISKQKFSKASTVYTPVTNAGFAAMISGQVPKQTGIMDRSVRRPACDTIYNQVEEGVLIDGLVKILDVPCKLYLENDEDDDGYTDEEVYVKALDIPSEKYMLVHFNGVDEAGHDYGPYDEKTINKIIEVDGYVEELANRWPGKVIILADHGMHKTSEGGDHGEFRVEDMFIPYLIIDGGQYE
- a CDS encoding molybdopterin-dependent oxidoreductase, with protein sequence MSKQMKGIVIVLVIVGLVLGVSIYMGKDDLALRTQLNNDAVFEIFDQGNAVATYTMEEIEALGASEFKAHLKSSGQAAVEYTYQGVLMKTILEDAGVDFEGKDSAIVTAVDGYAVSVGMDKLMDDDNVYLAYMREGELLGTYEDGGRGPYMMIIRKDQFSQYWCKYAYRVELQ